The following proteins are co-located in the Castanea sativa cultivar Marrone di Chiusa Pesio chromosome 8, ASM4071231v1 genome:
- the LOC142605715 gene encoding protein S40-7-like, with the protein MELNGPTRFRPRKSTSSERFLGAFSHASHENPSSSLTTATTTTTSNAAVELNEDDVFWTGSYSEADENQNHSQHHSTSPSTPRHLLHHHHHNSNNHQLNYQKSFAQPEANGFGILAALPENETASPSVRNVSHFYHKASVSSSSSSSSSSSRMIPAIPKPPVDRMPLPSSVKYQSAPVNVPVMSQPMRSPHEFDDVNDDDDGVDGEMLPPHEIVARAQSPMLACSVLEGAGRTLKGRDLRRVRNAVWRRTGFLD; encoded by the coding sequence ATGGAGCTCAACGGCCCGACCCGGTTTCGACCGCGTAAATCCACATCCAGCGAACGGTTTCTTGGCGCGTTTTCCCACGCGTCTCACGAAAACCCTAGCTCCTCTCTGACGACGGCGACGACGACGACCACATCTAACGCCGCCGTGGAGCTCAACGAGGACGATGTGTTCTGGACCGGAAGCTATTCCGAAGCGGACGAAAACCAGAACCACAGCCAACACCACTCGACCTCTCCTTCCACACCTCGccacctcctccaccaccaccaccacaacagcAACAACCACCAGCTCAATTACCAGAAGAGCTTCGCTCAGCCGGAGGCCAACGGTTTCGGCATCCTCGCCGCGCTTCCGGAGAACGAAACGGCTTCGCCGAGCGTCCGAAACGTTTCGCACTTTTACCACAAGGCTTCCGTGTCGTCTTCATCCTCTTCGTCCTCCTCTTCCTCCCGCATGATTCCGGCGATTCCTAAGCCGCCGGTCGACCGAATGCCGCTGCCTTCTTCGGTCAAGTACCAGTCGGCGCCGGTGAACGTGCCGGTCATGTCTCAACCGATGCGGAGTCCGCACGAATTCGACGACGTGAACGACGACGACGACGGCGTGGACGGCGAGATGTTGCCGCCGCACGAGATTGTGGCGAGAGCTCAGTCGCCGATGCTGGCCTGTTCGGTGCTCGAAGGCGCCGGGAGGACCCTCAAAGGGAGGGATCTCCGGCGGGTTCGCAATGCGGTGTGGCGCCGGACAGGTTTTCTCGACTGA